In a single window of the Microbacterium sp. SL75 genome:
- the rplT gene encoding 50S ribosomal protein L20 produces the protein MARVKRAVNAHKKRRVILERASGYRGQRSRLYRKAKEQVTHSLVYAYRDRRKRKGDFRRLWIQRINAASRANGMTYNRFIQGLGLAGVQVDRRMLAELAVNEPAVFASLVATAKAALPTDVNAAKTA, from the coding sequence ATGGCTAGAGTCAAGCGGGCAGTAAACGCCCACAAGAAGCGTCGCGTCATCCTGGAGCGCGCGTCCGGTTACCGCGGTCAGCGTTCGCGCCTGTACCGCAAGGCCAAGGAGCAGGTCACCCACTCCCTGGTCTACGCGTACCGTGACCGTCGCAAGCGCAAGGGCGACTTCCGTCGTCTGTGGATCCAGCGCATCAACGCCGCTTCGCGCGCGAACGGCATGACGTACAACCGCTTCATCCAGGGCCTCGGCCTCGCGGGTGTGCAGGTCGACCGTCGCATGCTCGCCGAGCTCGCCGTGAACGAGCCCGCCGTGTTCGCGTCGCTTGTCGCGACCGCGAAGGCCGCGCTGCCGACCGACGTCAACGCTGCGAAGACCGCGTAA
- a CDS encoding TrmH family RNA methyltransferase → MLENPRSPRVRAVAKLSKRAARQETGLFLLEGPQAAREALAWAPETVLEVYATSAALDKHTDVRDAAEQAGVDLQVTTEAVLDAMADTVTPQGIVAVARQAPTALKDILAGEPRLVAICEEVRDPGNLGTIIRAADAAGADAVILTGRTVDPYNPKVVRSTTGSLFHLPIAVDLELADVVARAHEAGLRIVAADVEGTDFLASRELLSEPTAWLFGNEARGLDESALAQADLALRLPIYGRAESLNLATAASVCLYETAFAQRAR, encoded by the coding sequence GTGCTCGAGAACCCCCGTTCGCCCCGGGTGCGCGCCGTGGCGAAGCTCAGCAAGCGCGCTGCCCGCCAGGAGACAGGCCTGTTCCTGCTCGAAGGTCCGCAAGCCGCTCGCGAGGCGCTCGCCTGGGCGCCCGAGACCGTGCTCGAGGTGTACGCGACATCTGCCGCTCTCGACAAACACACCGACGTGCGCGATGCCGCCGAGCAGGCGGGTGTCGACCTGCAGGTCACCACCGAAGCGGTTCTGGACGCCATGGCCGACACCGTCACGCCGCAGGGGATCGTCGCGGTGGCGAGGCAGGCGCCCACCGCGCTGAAGGACATCCTGGCGGGGGAGCCTCGCCTGGTCGCGATCTGCGAGGAAGTGCGTGATCCCGGCAATCTGGGCACGATCATCCGAGCCGCGGATGCCGCGGGAGCCGACGCCGTGATCCTGACCGGCCGGACCGTCGACCCTTACAACCCCAAGGTCGTACGCTCGACCACCGGCTCGCTCTTCCACCTGCCGATCGCGGTCGATCTCGAGCTGGCGGACGTCGTCGCCCGCGCTCACGAGGCGGGGTTGCGCATCGTCGCCGCCGATGTCGAGGGCACCGATTTCTTGGCATCCCGAGAGCTTCTGTCGGAGCCGACGGCCTGGCTGTTCGGTAATGAGGCCCGCGGTCTCGACGAGTCCGCCCTGGCTCAGGCGGACCTCGCTCTGCGCCTGCCGATCTACGGTCGCGCCGAGTCCCTCAACCTGGCCACCGCGGCGAGCGTCTGCCTCTACGAGACGGCTTTCGCGCAGCGAGCACGCTGA
- a CDS encoding amino acid ABC transporter ATP-binding protein produces MASVPPKTEPLVVVSDVQKHYGQFQALKDIDLTVDRGEVVVVIGPSGSGKSTLCRTINRLETITSGSITIDGKELPKEGKGLAELRADVGMVFQSFNLFAHLTILENVTLGPIKVRKMKKADAEKEARALLDRVGVGHQADKLPAQLSGGQQQRVAIARALAMKPKVMLFDEPTSALDPEMINEVLDVMVGLAKDGMTMIVVTHEMGFARKAANRVVFMADGQIVEQATPEQFFTRPESDRAKDFLSKLITH; encoded by the coding sequence ATGGCATCCGTTCCCCCGAAGACCGAGCCCTTGGTCGTCGTCTCCGACGTCCAGAAGCATTATGGGCAGTTCCAGGCTCTGAAAGACATCGACCTCACCGTCGACCGCGGCGAGGTCGTCGTCGTCATCGGCCCGTCGGGTTCCGGCAAGTCGACGCTGTGCCGCACCATCAACCGTCTCGAGACCATCACGAGCGGTTCGATCACGATCGACGGTAAGGAGCTTCCCAAAGAGGGGAAGGGCCTGGCCGAACTGCGTGCCGACGTCGGCATGGTGTTCCAGTCGTTCAACCTCTTCGCACACCTGACGATCCTCGAGAACGTCACGCTCGGGCCCATCAAGGTCCGCAAGATGAAGAAGGCGGATGCCGAGAAAGAGGCGCGTGCGCTTCTCGATCGCGTGGGCGTGGGCCACCAGGCCGACAAGCTCCCCGCCCAGCTCTCGGGTGGACAGCAGCAGCGTGTGGCGATCGCCCGTGCGCTGGCGATGAAGCCCAAGGTCATGCTCTTCGACGAGCCGACTTCGGCTCTCGACCCCGAGATGATCAACGAGGTGCTCGACGTCATGGTCGGCCTCGCCAAGGACGGCATGACGATGATCGTCGTCACCCACGAGATGGGCTTCGCGCGCAAGGCCGCGAACCGCGTGGTGTTCATGGCCGACGGGCAGATCGTCGAGCAGGCGACGCCCGAGCAGTTCTTCACCCGCCCCGAGTCCGACCGTGCCAAGGACTTCCTCTCGAAGCTCATCACGCACTGA
- a CDS encoding glutamate ABC transporter substrate-binding protein: MRKTRFLAGASIVAAGLLALTACNSGTPGAAPGSDGGSGSDAPVYGAVATDVKIDGSPTFEKITSAGKIVVGVKEDQPGLGYLDPVTGERKGFDVDVARWIAASLGYDPADTSKVEYKAIASANREQAIINGDIDYYVGTYSITDKRKDQISFAGPYFLTGQGLLVAADNDTITGKDSLTAETTVCSVTGSTPIQRIREQTPAKVVEFDTYSQCVEKLKNGEVDAVTTDEAILLGYAAQDPDNLKIAGEPFSEERYGVGIAKGDTAFQEFVNTMFTDGGSTWEAIFEKNLGASGVKGEQPAVDPVS; encoded by the coding sequence ATGCGTAAAACTCGTTTTCTCGCCGGCGCGAGCATCGTCGCCGCCGGCCTGCTGGCCCTGACGGCCTGCAACAGCGGCACCCCGGGCGCAGCACCCGGTTCCGACGGCGGCAGCGGCTCCGACGCCCCCGTCTACGGCGCGGTCGCCACCGACGTGAAGATCGACGGCAGCCCCACGTTCGAGAAGATCACCTCGGCCGGCAAGATCGTGGTCGGCGTGAAGGAAGACCAGCCCGGCCTCGGCTACCTCGACCCCGTGACGGGCGAGCGCAAGGGCTTCGACGTCGACGTCGCGCGCTGGATCGCCGCGTCCCTCGGGTACGACCCGGCCGACACCTCGAAGGTGGAGTACAAGGCCATCGCCTCGGCGAACCGCGAGCAGGCCATCATCAACGGCGACATCGACTACTACGTCGGGACCTACTCGATCACCGACAAGCGCAAGGACCAGATCTCCTTCGCCGGTCCCTACTTCCTGACCGGTCAGGGCCTGCTCGTGGCCGCCGACAACGACACCATCACGGGCAAGGACTCGCTCACGGCCGAGACCACCGTGTGCTCGGTGACCGGCTCGACGCCGATCCAGCGGATCCGCGAGCAGACGCCGGCCAAGGTCGTCGAGTTCGACACCTACTCGCAGTGCGTCGAGAAGCTGAAGAACGGCGAGGTCGACGCGGTGACCACCGACGAGGCCATCCTCCTCGGCTACGCCGCGCAGGACCCCGACAACCTCAAGATCGCGGGCGAGCCCTTCAGCGAGGAGCGCTACGGCGTCGGCATCGCCAAGGGCGACACCGCCTTCCAGGAGTTCGTGAACACCATGTTCACCGATGGCGGTTCCACCTGGGAGGCCATCTTCGAGAAGAACCTCGGCGCCTCGGGCGTCAAGGGCGAGCAGCCGGCGGTCGACCCCGTCAGCTGA
- a CDS encoding amino acid ABC transporter permease, with protein sequence MNQIFDYPDLWAQALWGTVVLFLGGGLIALVLGFIVAAMRVSPVPIARAVGAVYVNWIRNTPLTLVLFFFAFCVPLLIDVPRGSFLTLAVCGLGIYTATYVAETLRAGINTVPVGQAEAARALGLGFGQVMTLVVLPQATRSVIPPMMSVFIALLKNTTVAAGFSVVNLGNIRATMSENGENQLVTILLVMAVFVILVLLLAGLQNAAEKKWKVAR encoded by the coding sequence GTGAACCAGATCTTCGACTACCCCGACCTGTGGGCGCAGGCGCTCTGGGGGACGGTCGTGCTCTTCTTGGGCGGCGGCCTGATCGCGCTCGTGCTCGGCTTCATCGTGGCCGCCATGCGCGTGTCGCCCGTGCCCATCGCGCGCGCGGTCGGCGCGGTCTACGTGAACTGGATCCGCAACACCCCGCTCACGCTGGTGCTGTTCTTCTTCGCGTTCTGCGTCCCGCTGCTGATCGACGTCCCGCGCGGCAGCTTCTTGACGCTGGCCGTGTGCGGCCTCGGCATCTACACCGCGACCTATGTGGCCGAGACCCTGCGCGCCGGCATCAACACCGTCCCCGTCGGCCAGGCGGAGGCGGCTCGCGCGCTCGGCCTCGGTTTCGGCCAGGTCATGACGCTCGTCGTGCTGCCCCAGGCGACCCGCTCGGTCATCCCGCCGATGATGAGCGTCTTCATCGCCCTGCTCAAGAACACCACCGTCGCCGCCGGATTCTCGGTGGTCAACCTCGGAAACATCCGAGCGACGATGAGTGAGAACGGCGAGAACCAGCTCGTCACCATCCTCCTCGTGATGGCGGTCTTCGTCATCCTCGTCCTGCTGCTCGCTGGGCTGCAGAACGCCGCCGAGAAGAAGTGGAAGGTCGCCCGATGA
- a CDS encoding amino acid ABC transporter permease, with protein sequence MSSSVLYDVPGPRAQLRNRILGVITLVFVAAVIGFVVWRFIDTGQFSAAKWNVFSYSAIWERFGQATLATLAAFAVAAVGALVLGFILAIGRMSDHRWVRLPVGWVVELLRAVPVLVFMLLLYYGLPVVGIKMSSYWAVVIALILYNGSVLSEVIRAGVEALPRGQSEAGYAVGLRKAGVMRLILLPQAIRAMLPVIIAQLVVTLKDTALGFIITYPELLYFARLLGSNGEYGSPLIPAAMVASVIYVAMCLALSYTAHRVEIGLRRSPKGGNVAPAEPAGQTGTDTELIVAQRGLGKHDPGSPA encoded by the coding sequence ATGAGTTCCTCCGTCCTCTATGACGTGCCGGGTCCCCGCGCGCAGCTGCGCAACCGCATCCTCGGCGTGATCACGCTCGTCTTCGTCGCCGCCGTCATCGGCTTCGTCGTGTGGCGCTTCATCGACACCGGCCAGTTCTCGGCGGCGAAGTGGAACGTCTTCAGCTACAGCGCGATCTGGGAGCGATTCGGTCAGGCGACGCTGGCGACTCTCGCGGCGTTCGCCGTCGCGGCCGTCGGCGCGCTCGTCCTCGGATTCATCCTCGCCATCGGCCGCATGTCCGACCACCGCTGGGTGCGCCTTCCGGTCGGGTGGGTCGTCGAACTGCTCCGCGCCGTCCCCGTCCTCGTCTTCATGCTGTTGCTGTACTACGGCCTGCCCGTCGTCGGTATCAAGATGTCGTCGTACTGGGCCGTCGTCATCGCGCTGATCCTCTACAACGGCTCGGTCCTGTCCGAGGTCATCCGCGCGGGCGTCGAGGCGCTGCCGCGCGGCCAGAGCGAGGCCGGGTACGCCGTGGGGCTGCGCAAGGCCGGCGTGATGCGCCTGATCCTGCTTCCGCAGGCGATCCGCGCCATGCTGCCCGTGATCATCGCCCAGCTCGTGGTGACGTTGAAGGACACCGCCCTCGGCTTCATCATCACCTACCCCGAACTCCTGTACTTCGCACGTCTGCTGGGATCGAATGGCGAGTACGGGTCGCCGCTGATTCCCGCCGCGATGGTCGCCAGCGTCATCTACGTCGCGATGTGCCTCGCCCTGTCGTACACCGCGCACCGCGTCGAGATCGGTCTGCGCCGGTCGCCGAAGGGCGGCAACGTCGCCCCCGCCGAGCCGGCGGGGCAGACCGGCACCGACACCGAGCTGATCGTCGCTCAGCGCGGTCTCGGGAAGCACGACCCGGGTTCTCCCGCCTGA
- the pheS gene encoding phenylalanine--tRNA ligase subunit alpha, with translation MSDAPEITPEAVASAVDDALAAIAAAATTAELKSARSAHTGEQSSLAQLNAQMRNVAPEHKAAFGKLVGQARGQVNQALAARESELAEAETAAQLEAERIDVTALPQRARVGARHPISLLQEQVSDIFVGMGWEIAEGPELEHEWFNFDALNFDVDHPARQMQDTFFVDPVARHLVLRTHTSPVQVRSMLERDLPIYVLCPGRVYRTDEFDATHLPVFTQFEGLVIDKNITMAHLKGTLDHAARVLFGPEAKTRFRANFFPFTEPSAELDLWHPTFKGGARWIEWGGCGMVNPNVLRAAGIDPEEYSGFAFGMGIERTLMFRSDVQDMRDMAEGDVRFSEQFGMVV, from the coding sequence GTGTCCGACGCACCCGAGATCACCCCTGAGGCCGTCGCCTCCGCGGTCGATGACGCGCTTGCCGCCATCGCCGCAGCCGCGACCACGGCCGAGCTGAAGTCCGCCCGTTCCGCGCACACGGGGGAGCAGTCCTCTCTCGCGCAGCTGAACGCCCAGATGCGCAATGTCGCCCCCGAGCACAAGGCCGCCTTCGGCAAGCTCGTCGGGCAGGCGCGCGGTCAGGTGAACCAGGCGCTCGCCGCTCGAGAGAGCGAGCTGGCCGAAGCCGAGACCGCCGCCCAGCTCGAGGCCGAGCGCATCGACGTCACCGCCCTTCCGCAGCGCGCACGCGTCGGGGCCCGGCATCCGATCTCGCTCCTCCAGGAGCAGGTGTCGGACATCTTCGTCGGCATGGGATGGGAGATCGCCGAGGGCCCCGAGCTCGAGCACGAGTGGTTCAACTTCGATGCGCTGAACTTCGACGTCGACCACCCCGCGCGTCAGATGCAGGACACGTTCTTCGTCGACCCGGTCGCGCGCCACCTGGTGCTGCGCACCCACACCAGCCCCGTGCAGGTGCGGTCGATGCTCGAGCGCGACCTGCCGATCTACGTGCTGTGCCCGGGCCGGGTCTACCGCACCGACGAGTTCGATGCGACGCACCTGCCGGTGTTCACGCAGTTCGAGGGTCTTGTCATCGACAAGAACATCACGATGGCGCACCTCAAGGGCACGCTCGATCACGCTGCGCGCGTGCTGTTCGGGCCCGAGGCCAAGACGCGCTTCCGCGCGAACTTCTTCCCGTTCACCGAGCCGAGTGCCGAGCTCGATCTGTGGCACCCCACCTTCAAGGGCGGGGCGCGCTGGATCGAGTGGGGCGGGTGCGGGATGGTCAACCCCAACGTCCTTCGGGCCGCAGGCATCGACCCCGAGGAGTACTCGGGCTTCGCCTTCGGCATGGGCATCGAGCGCACGCTCATGTTCCGCAGCGACGTGCAAGACATGCGCGACATGGCCGAGGGCGATGTGCGCTTCAGCGAGCAGTTCGGAATGGTGGTCTGA
- the pheT gene encoding phenylalanine--tRNA ligase subunit beta → MRVPLSWLREYVDVPAEATPDDVLAALVSVGFEEEDVHRFELSGPIVVGEVKEFTPEPQSNGKTIRWCQVDVGAEHGGVRGIVCGAGNFFEGDKVVVTLPGSVLPGPFPIAARKTYGHVSDGMIASAKELGLGSEHGGILRLVDLGIDAPVGTDAIALLGLDDLAVEINVTPDRGYALSLRGVAREYSHATGADFRDPGLGHDEAAARTPSGFPVTVADQAPIRGRHGATEFVARIVRDVDPSRPTPPWMITRLSLAGIRSLGVLIDITNYVMLELGQPIHGYDLDRLRGGITVRRAEQGEKLETLDGQVRSLHAEDLLITDESGPIGLAGVMGGGLTEMSDATRNVLIEAATFDQVSIARTARRHKLPSEASRRFERGVDPLVPYVAAERVATLMVELAGGTLDTELGASLGSTYRREAITLPSGFVPGLIGVEYTDDEIVSALRLIGCTVDERDGGWSVTAPSWRHDLGDKWTLAEEVARIEGYDRIPSVLPTPPSGRGLTSAQQGRRRVANALASAGFVETPSFPFTTEEQNALHGSPSGDRLPSVKLANPLDGLAPFLRRSLVPALLQVAHRNVSRGIVDLALFETGTVFLPKPGVQYGTPSVPPLAVRPDAATLTALDASIPPQRRHIAVLLTGHTVAKQPGQAAVAADLAAAVDAVRVLTAAAGLDIELVQAQRAALHPGRTARVLAAGTDIGYVGELLPAVAAAADLPGRVLVAELDLDAMLELAHARVVAASLSSFPAATQDVSLTISTDVAAGAVRAALLEGGAPLLEGARLVDDYRGPGLAEGTKSLTFALRFRAEDRTLTAAEATEAKLAGVAVAAERFGAAIRD, encoded by the coding sequence ATGCGCGTCCCGCTCTCCTGGTTGCGCGAGTACGTCGACGTGCCCGCCGAGGCCACGCCCGACGACGTCCTCGCGGCTCTGGTGTCGGTCGGCTTCGAAGAAGAGGACGTGCACCGCTTCGAACTGTCCGGCCCGATCGTGGTCGGAGAGGTGAAGGAATTCACTCCCGAGCCGCAGTCCAACGGCAAGACCATCCGCTGGTGCCAGGTCGACGTCGGCGCCGAGCACGGGGGAGTGCGCGGCATCGTCTGCGGTGCGGGCAACTTCTTCGAGGGCGACAAGGTCGTGGTGACCCTGCCCGGCTCGGTTCTGCCCGGTCCCTTCCCGATCGCCGCCCGCAAGACCTACGGCCACGTGTCCGACGGCATGATCGCCTCGGCGAAAGAGCTGGGGCTCGGCAGCGAGCACGGCGGCATCCTGCGCCTGGTCGATCTCGGGATCGATGCGCCGGTCGGAACGGATGCCATCGCGCTCCTCGGTCTCGACGATCTCGCGGTCGAGATCAACGTCACCCCCGACCGCGGCTACGCCCTGTCGCTGCGCGGTGTCGCCCGCGAGTACTCGCACGCGACCGGGGCGGACTTCCGCGATCCGGGCCTCGGGCACGATGAGGCTGCAGCGCGCACGCCCTCCGGTTTCCCGGTCACGGTCGCCGATCAGGCACCCATTCGCGGACGCCACGGCGCGACCGAGTTCGTGGCGCGGATCGTGCGAGACGTCGACCCCTCGCGTCCGACGCCGCCGTGGATGATCACGCGCCTGTCGCTCGCCGGAATCCGCTCCCTCGGGGTGCTCATCGACATCACGAACTACGTCATGCTCGAGCTCGGCCAGCCGATCCACGGCTACGACCTCGACCGTCTGCGGGGCGGCATCACGGTGCGCCGCGCGGAGCAGGGCGAGAAGCTCGAGACCCTCGACGGCCAGGTTCGTTCGCTCCACGCCGAAGACCTGCTGATCACCGATGAGTCGGGGCCGATCGGTCTCGCCGGCGTCATGGGCGGCGGGCTCACCGAGATGAGCGACGCCACGCGCAACGTGCTCATCGAGGCCGCCACCTTCGACCAGGTATCGATCGCCCGCACCGCGCGTCGACACAAGCTGCCCTCCGAGGCCTCGCGCCGTTTCGAGCGCGGCGTCGACCCGCTCGTCCCGTACGTGGCGGCGGAGCGCGTCGCCACGCTGATGGTCGAGCTGGCCGGCGGCACGCTCGACACCGAGCTGGGCGCCTCGCTCGGTTCGACCTACCGTCGCGAGGCCATCACGCTTCCGTCGGGCTTCGTGCCCGGTCTGATCGGCGTCGAGTACACCGACGACGAGATCGTCTCGGCCCTGCGCCTCATCGGCTGCACGGTCGACGAGCGCGACGGCGGCTGGTCCGTGACCGCACCGTCCTGGCGTCACGACCTCGGCGACAAGTGGACGTTGGCCGAAGAGGTCGCGCGCATCGAGGGTTACGACCGCATCCCGTCCGTGCTCCCGACGCCCCCGTCGGGTCGCGGCCTCACCTCCGCTCAGCAGGGGCGCCGTCGCGTGGCGAACGCTCTGGCCTCGGCCGGCTTCGTCGAGACGCCGTCGTTCCCGTTCACCACCGAAGAGCAGAACGCCCTGCACGGCTCGCCGTCAGGCGACCGGCTGCCGAGCGTGAAGCTCGCGAACCCGCTCGACGGCCTGGCGCCGTTCCTGCGCCGCTCCCTCGTCCCGGCTCTGCTGCAGGTCGCGCACCGCAACGTCTCACGCGGCATCGTGGATCTCGCGCTGTTCGAGACCGGCACGGTGTTCCTGCCGAAGCCCGGCGTGCAGTACGGCACCCCGTCGGTGCCGCCGCTGGCCGTGCGACCGGACGCCGCGACGCTCACGGCCCTCGACGCATCGATTCCGCCGCAGCGTCGCCATATCGCCGTGCTGCTGACGGGACACACCGTGGCCAAGCAGCCCGGCCAGGCCGCGGTGGCAGCGGACCTCGCCGCCGCCGTCGACGCCGTGCGCGTACTCACCGCCGCCGCGGGTCTCGACATCGAGCTGGTGCAGGCGCAGCGTGCAGCCCTGCACCCGGGTCGCACGGCTCGCGTGCTCGCCGCGGGGACCGACATCGGCTACGTCGGCGAGCTGCTGCCCGCGGTCGCTGCCGCCGCCGACCTGCCCGGTCGCGTTCTCGTGGCCGAGCTCGACCTCGACGCGATGCTCGAGCTCGCTCACGCGCGCGTGGTCGCGGCATCCCTCTCGAGCTTCCCGGCCGCGACTCAGGACGTGTCGTTGACCATTTCGACCGACGTCGCCGCCGGCGCGGTGCGTGCCGCGCTTCTCGAGGGCGGGGCTCCGCTTCTCGAAGGCGCTCGGCTCGTCGACGACTACCGCGGCCCGGGTCTGGCCGAGGGAACGAAGAGCCTGACCTTCGCCCTGCGCTTCCGGGCCGAGGACCGCACGCTCACCGCAGCCGAGGCGACCGAGGCGAAGCTCGCCGGTGTCGCCGTGGCCGCCGAGCGTTTCGGCGCCGCGATTCGCGACTGA
- the argC gene encoding N-acetyl-gamma-glutamyl-phosphate reductase — MTLSVAVSGASGYAGGEILRLLASHPDVEIRTVTAHSSAGQPLVAHQPHLRSLAHLELKPTTPEVLAGHDVVFLALPHGQSAQYTDALAETPLVIDAGADHRLTSAEDWAAFYGGAHPDPWAYGVPELPVAGGKQRENLRGAARIAAPGCNASTVALSLAPGVAAGVIDPFDIVSVLAVGPSGAGKSAKTNLLASEILGSANPYAVGGTHRHIPEIRQALVAAGAPSDGVRLSFTPVLVPMSRGILATSSAPIREGVTDAEIRGAWETAYADEPFVELLPQGVFPRTADVLGANIASMGIAIDRAANRVTVVAAVDNLVKGTAGAAIQSMNLALGLAETTALPLNGVAP; from the coding sequence ATGACCCTCTCGGTCGCCGTCTCCGGCGCTTCCGGCTATGCGGGCGGCGAGATCCTCCGCCTCCTGGCCTCTCATCCCGACGTCGAGATCCGCACCGTCACCGCGCACTCCAGCGCGGGGCAGCCCCTCGTCGCCCACCAGCCGCACCTGCGTTCCCTCGCGCACCTCGAGCTGAAACCGACGACTCCCGAGGTGCTCGCCGGGCACGACGTGGTGTTCCTCGCCCTGCCGCACGGGCAGTCCGCGCAGTACACCGACGCCCTGGCCGAGACCCCGCTCGTGATCGATGCGGGTGCCGACCACCGCCTCACCTCGGCGGAGGACTGGGCGGCGTTCTACGGCGGGGCTCACCCCGACCCGTGGGCCTACGGCGTCCCCGAACTGCCCGTCGCGGGGGGAAAGCAGCGCGAGAACCTCCGCGGGGCCGCGCGTATCGCCGCTCCCGGCTGCAACGCCTCCACCGTCGCTCTCTCCCTCGCTCCCGGTGTCGCCGCCGGAGTCATCGATCCTTTCGACATCGTGTCGGTGCTCGCCGTGGGTCCCAGTGGTGCCGGGAAGTCGGCCAAGACGAACCTCCTCGCGAGTGAGATCCTCGGCTCCGCCAACCCATATGCCGTTGGCGGTACGCACCGTCACATTCCCGAGATCCGCCAGGCGCTGGTGGCAGCCGGAGCGCCGAGCGACGGCGTACGGCTCTCTTTCACTCCCGTTCTGGTTCCGATGTCGCGCGGCATCCTCGCCACCTCGTCCGCTCCGATCCGGGAGGGAGTGACGGATGCCGAGATCCGCGGTGCCTGGGAGACGGCTTACGCCGACGAGCCCTTCGTCGAGCTGCTTCCCCAGGGCGTCTTCCCGCGGACGGCCGACGTGCTCGGCGCCAATATCGCATCGATGGGAATCGCGATCGATCGCGCGGCGAACCGGGTGACGGTCGTCGCGGCGGTCGACAATCTCGTCAAGGGCACCGCCGGCGCTGCCATCCAGTCCATGAACCTGGCGCTGGGTCTCGCCGAGACCACCGCCCTTCCCCTGAACGGAGTCGCCCCG